One segment of Acidovorax sp. DW039 DNA contains the following:
- a CDS encoding LysR substrate-binding domain-containing protein, which translates to MHKTPSPDDLRVFTVVVRKASFAEAAQELGASPAFVSKRIRLLEEDLSVKLLHRTTRRVSVTEEGERVFHWAQRILDDVDQLLQEVAVTRAEPRGLLRVSSSFGFGRNVVAPVLSQLVERHPGLQVRLEVFDRLVDVAGEGFDLDVRVGDEIAPHLIARRLADNCRVLCASPAYLARRGVPRTLAELAGHDCLVIKERDHPFGVWRLRHAGQEQAVKVRGPLSANNGEMVVQWAVDGRGIALRSLWDVGPLLQRGELVQVLPDWQQEANIWAVYPTRLERSAKVRVCVEFLQEQFRRRPWAAGVVTGEGAA; encoded by the coding sequence GTGCATAAAACACCCTCGCCCGACGATCTGCGCGTTTTCACCGTGGTGGTGCGCAAGGCCAGCTTTGCCGAGGCCGCGCAAGAGCTGGGGGCTTCGCCTGCGTTTGTGAGCAAGCGCATCCGCCTGCTGGAAGAAGACCTGTCCGTGAAGCTGCTGCACCGCACCACCCGCCGCGTGAGCGTGACAGAGGAGGGCGAGCGAGTGTTCCATTGGGCCCAGCGCATCCTGGACGATGTGGACCAGCTGCTGCAGGAGGTGGCGGTAACGCGCGCTGAGCCACGTGGCCTGCTGCGCGTGAGCAGCAGTTTCGGTTTTGGCCGCAACGTGGTGGCCCCTGTGCTGTCGCAATTGGTGGAGCGCCATCCCGGCCTGCAGGTGCGGCTGGAGGTGTTTGACCGGCTGGTGGATGTGGCGGGTGAGGGCTTTGATCTAGACGTGCGTGTGGGCGATGAAATCGCCCCGCACCTGATTGCGCGCCGCCTGGCGGATAACTGCCGCGTGCTGTGCGCATCCCCGGCTTATTTGGCGCGGCGTGGCGTGCCGCGAACCTTGGCTGAGCTTGCGGGTCATGACTGCCTGGTGATCAAGGAGCGCGACCATCCCTTTGGCGTGTGGCGACTGCGCCATGCGGGGCAAGAGCAGGCGGTGAAGGTGCGCGGCCCCTTGTCGGCCAACAATGGCGAAATGGTGGTGCAGTGGGCCGTGGATGGGCGCGGCATTGCTCTGCGCTCGCTGTGGGATGTGGGGCCGCTGCTGCAGCGCGGCGAGCTGGTGCAGGTGCTGCCCGACTGGCAGCAGGAAGCCAACATCTGGGCCGTCTACCCCACGCGGCTGGAGCGCTCGGCCAAGGTCCGGGTGTGTGTGGAGTTTCTGCAGGAGCAGTTTCGCCGCAGGCCCTGGGCGGCTGGCGTGGTGACCGGGGAGGGCGCGGCATGA